The genomic window cctctgcccctcccccacttgtgctcactctcaaaaacaaaaagaaaattatgactGGAAAAGGGTAGAGTCAATGAGACTACTGATTTAATTATTTGCTATATTTTATAAAAGGTTTTATAATTGAATATTGCACAATCCCTCAGGAACTACCACACAGTGTAGCTAGATTTATCTTCCTATAGAAGTAGTGAAGCTTTCAGGTACCCAGAGTAATTACGTATACCATGGAGAAATATTTGAACTATATTTTCTGGCTTTAAGTcaatcttaaaaatgaacatttgccTTCCCAGTATGATGTCCCTAAGTTTTTGTTGCTGTACCCTTAATTCATGATGCTCAAGGTAACTAAAACTCCAGTCTTGCTTGCCTCTTTGTGacgtgtgtttcttttctttttaaattattctagGCTGATGCACCTAATCCAGGACTCATTCCAGATGCAGATGCAGTAGGTGTAACAGTTGTGCTAATTACATGCACCTATCGGGGTCAAGAATTTATTAGAGTTGGCTATTATGTAAATAATGAATATACTGAGACAGAATTAAGGGAAAATCCGCCAGTAAAACCAGACTTTTCTAAGGTAATGTTCTGACTATTCCTCTTTCATTACTTTTACTATTAAGCAAGTGCCAATTCATACTATATTATGAAAATACCTTTGAGACAAAATAAATTTGAGGTCTTTGTGCTAACTGGGCAAACTAATTGTTCCATTACACATACTTGACCTCAGACCCTACCTCCAAGTGAATCATGAGTAATTAATGTTGGTCAGGCACCTTGAGAGTCTCTGATgatttagaaaattgaaaaaatccTCCTGTAAGAAACAGTTGTTTACAGCTTCTGCATGGCATTTCCCACACatcataattcttttcatttcagcctTTACAACATAGAAATTCATGATTATTCAATGATATTCTTGGTCTGTAACTCTTCCAAAAAttggcgcgcacacacacacacacacgtaggtTTTCCTTTATCTGCTATTCTTAGAGGTTAACCTAAAGGTCTTAAATATTTCTGGTTATGGAAAATGGCTTCTGAGTGAGAATCTGAAACCTGTGATTCAGAAATACAGATTCTCTGAAATACTTAgtatttcatgatttttcttGGGAACTGTAACAGTTTTAGTAACTGATCATTTATGTGAGATTGAACACAACACCCCATCTGCTGGATCATGCAAGAAAAATTACATGGGAGTAAAGTGGAATGTTTTTTCTGGTAATAAGGCCAGAATGCTTAATCCTGGTATGGGACCTTACATTGACTCCGTGTATTAGTTACTTATATGGCACCTTGtatagcaaaaagagaaaaaactagaATACTGATTCTGAGAGTGAACCATAATAATTAAAAGGTAGGAAACCACTAATAATGAGAtattatatttgaagaaatttttcattttctttgaaaatattactgAAGATACCACATCAATCTACAAAGCATACTAGTTTGTGAGATAAAGCGTTCTATGAAGAATTCATctgcaagaaaaagaagagattctctcccttttaGGAAACAAGTATAAAGGGGTTAGATATTTTATTGGTTAATAAGAGATCTAGATGAATTCTCTCAGATTCTCCATATCCTGTTTCCATTAAGCTAAAATAATAATGTCTGCTGTAGCCCTGGTCCTTGTGTGTTAGGTTAAGGTGCTTTACTTAATTAGCCTTTGTATATGAATTTGGCCCTTTAGGAGTACTAAGGTAAAGAATCATTCTATTAAGTTTCTATTTGTATGTAGTATCTAACTTTCTTAGTGTTTactatttatatatttccttcttccttcagctTCAAAGGAACATTTTGGCATCTAATCCCAGAGTTACAAGATTCCACATTAATTGGGAAGACAACACAGAAAAACTGGAAGATGCAGAGAGCAGTAATCCAAATCTACAATCACTTCTTTCAACAGATGCATTACCTTCAGCATCAAAGGGATGGTCCACGTCAGAAAACTCACTAAATGTCATGTTAGAATCCCACATGGACTGCATGTGACCATCTGCCATCCCTTTAGTACAAATTAAGCTATAAAAACATACAGAACTATTTCCCTGAAATTCCGTAAGTACATAGTCAAGACACAATGTgaagaatttgtttaaaaaacatcCTGTAGAAAGTTTATAAGAAAACCAGTATTTGAGCAAATTGTGGAATATAAATacaactatttttaagtaatttttttctctaatgtgttattttatttgttctgaaACTAATCtgattaaaacatatatattattttcttctcctctatATGTAATTAAAGcacttataaagaaaaaatataaatcattagACCAGGCTGTAAAGCTTTCTTAGCCTTTTGGACAATAATCTTTGGACCACTATTTTACTGGCCTTCAAGAGAACAAACTTCAAGTAAAATGTTTCTTCCTGTGATAGTTTGGTTTAATGTAAGGggcaaatttccattttttttttttgtcatatccTTAAAGAAGGGATTTGAAGTCAAGTATATGCTACCAAGAACTTCAGGACCTGATTTTCCAGGCCACCTTGAAGCCTCTTATGGCTGCTATTACATGGAATGTTAGATAGCATTCAGTTTGGTTTCTAAGATGACAACAAATGTGGTTAATTGTTTATAAGGTCCTCTGgctctggtttttgttttctaacagtTTAGGACATCAGAATATTCCTTGAATGATGCATCATTATTACCCATTGAATTCAACATGTCAAGAGCAGATACAAACTCCCTAAGTTTAAGAACAGGATATTATAATGACTTAGATGTTTTCATTAGATTTATAGAAATGCTATGAAATTTTCAAAACTGATTTGATAGATCATCTGTTGTTGGCAGCATTTATATAAAAACAGTGTATTTGGGAAGGTGTATTTAGCTTTATCGTAAGAGATAAGTCActattttggaaatatatatattttcacacaTGTGGTACTCTTCTCCATATCCCTGGACACTCATGCAGAATAAGATAAGGCATATTTGTGGTTGACATATTCTAGATAGCCTTTCcagttaagtttttttaaaagcaatcttGGAAAGGAATCCACTAAGTGGGCCAAAGGgttctttttctttgatgaaaGCTAGGTCCTTCCTCAAAGTTTCTTATGCTCCATTAAATTAAGTGTAGAATATTCTCATTACTCTTGCTGCTAAGCAAGACATTAGCCATATGATGCAGAGTTATGCAGTGCCTTCATATCTAAAACTTTTATACTgcactttttaaagcttttattttgaggaagggaAAAGGGCATTTGTCTGAATATGGATTCTAAGTTGTATATATTTCCTGTCATTCTAAAAAAGTGAATTTGTGAAGCAAAATTTTgctaaatgttaaattttgaaatttaatatacCAGGTGATTAAAATACTGTCCACTAACTAGTTCATAGACTTAAAATACATCCAACTGTTAAAACTATatgaagaaaatttcatttttgtctaattgcaattaaatttaagaatatgttaaaataattaaaatgaaaataaaagtaaaaatttccaaCAAAGAGCTCAGTGATTAATATAACAGGAAAAAGATATGTGCTTGTTAGAAATAAAGCATATATAAGCCAAATAACCAAATGAAGCAATTTGCTGCTGagtttttattctaattataaTGATTGATTTTGTATTGACACCAAGGGTTAGGTTTTTACATCAATTTGTAAACAGCTAATTTTCACAGAAGGTTAAGACTTAAAAACTATGATctcttacttaaaatttttatgattctGTAATACTTA from Neofelis nebulosa isolate mNeoNeb1 chromosome 6, mNeoNeb1.pri, whole genome shotgun sequence includes these protein-coding regions:
- the ASF1A gene encoding histone chaperone ASF1A yields the protein MAKVQVNNVVVLDNPSPFYNPFQFEITFECIEDLSEDLEWKIIYVGSAESEEYDQVLDSVLVGPVPAGRHMFVFQADAPNPGLIPDADAVGVTVVLITCTYRGQEFIRVGYYVNNEYTETELRENPPVKPDFSKLQRNILASNPRVTRFHINWEDNTEKLEDAESSNPNLQSLLSTDALPSASKGWSTSENSLNVMLESHMDCM